One Glycine max cultivar Williams 82 chromosome 3, Glycine_max_v4.0, whole genome shotgun sequence DNA window includes the following coding sequences:
- the LOC102664028 gene encoding uncharacterized protein, with amino-acid sequence MADVPATDTFRLYGMINNTRITILVDSESTHNFVQPRVAKFLNLRMHDTTPLCVMVGNDSVLDCRQLCPDTSVLIQNHTFVVTLRVLSLSGADTVLGVEWLRTLGPIMTDYSSFTMQFTHSGQHVTLHADVLVDENPASAHQIKRMITTNATSGLFHLSPLPITQPEPALDPLHPIPAINELLIKYHSLFQQPSTLPPPRQHDHYINLIPSSKPINVHPYRYPHFQKTEIEKHVTALLDSGLIQPNRSPFSSPVLLVKKKDGTWRMCIDYRALNSITVRDRFPLPTIEELLDELGSASWFSKLDLRQGFHQILMAEKYTENSFSHTSWTL; translated from the coding sequence ATGGCCGACGTACCTGCTACGGATACCTTCCGTCTTTACGGCATGATCAACAACACGCGTATCACCATACTAGTGGATAGCGAAAGCACTCATAACTTTGTGCAACCACGTGTTGCCAAGTTCTTGAATCTCCGCATGCATGATACGACTCCACTCTGTGTTATGGTAGGGAATGATTCAGTTCTAGATTGCCGACAACTATGTCCCGATACCAGTGTGCTCATTCAAAATCACACCTTCGTTGTGACCTTGCGTGTTTTGTCGCTAAGTGGAGCAGACACAGTGCTTGGAGTCGAGTGGTTACGCACGCTTGGCCCGATCATGACAGACTATTCCTCGTTCACCATGCAGTTCACTCACTCCGGTCAACACGTCACTCTTCACGCCGACGTTCTAGTCGACGAGAACCCAGCCTCTGCCCACCAGATCAAGCGCATGATCACCACAAACGCCACATCAGGTCTCTTCCACTTATCCCCTCTGCCCATCACCCAACCCGAACCCGCCCTAGACCCGCTTCACCCCATCCCCGCCATTAACGAACTCCTGATCAAATATCACTCTCTGTTCCAGCAACCCTCGACCCTACCACCTCCCCGCCAACATGATCACTACATTAACCTCATCCCATCCTCCAAACCCATCAACGTTCATCCCTACAGGTATCCTCATTTCCAGAAAACGGAAATTGAGAAACATGTAACAGCATTACTGGATTCCGGTCTCATTCAACCTAACCGAAGTCCATTTTCGTCTCCAGTACTtttagtgaagaagaaagacgGAACATGGCGTATGTGCATAGACTATCGCGCGCTTAATTCGATCACTGTACGAGATCGCTTCCCTCTTCCCACAATCGAAGAACTTCTCGACGAACTAGGAAGCGCCTCCTGGTTTTCAAAACTCGATCTGAGACAAGGATTTCATCAGATCTTGATGGCGGAGAAGTATACCGAAAACAGCTTTTCGCACACATCATGGACACTATGA